CTGAACTAATATCCCCAGGAACAATAATCGATTGACCCGATAATTGGGCTGGCCCCACTACAGTGACCGAATGGGTTTCGGGGTCTCGTTTCACCGTTGCGCCAAAGGCCGCTAACATGCGTTCGCTGTGGTCTCTGGATAGGGCCGGTTCAGTAACGGTGGTTTCCCCTTCGGCCATCAGTCCAGCTAGAAGAATGCAGGATTTGACTTGGGCCGAGGCAATGGGAGAATGGTAGTGAATAGGTTTAAGTTGGGTTCCTTGTACCGCTAGGGGGGCGAGGGTGTTGTTTTTGCGTCCCCAAATTTGAGCGCCCATTTGTTGTAGGGGTTGGATGACTCTGGACATGGGCCGCGATCGCAGGGACTGATCTCCGGTTACACTAAAAAAGCAGTCTTTATGGGAGGCTAAAATCCCTAACATCAGGCGCATGGTGGTTCCAGAATTGCCACAATCTAAAATATCTGTCGGTTCCTGTAGCGATCCAACACCTAAACCGTTCACCTGAACCTGTTCGGAGTTAAGTTTTGTGATGTTTACGCCCATTGACCGGAAACAAGCGGCCGTACTTTGGGGGTCTTCTCCAATCAGCAATCCGGCGATCGTTGTTTCTCCTTGGGCTAAACTGCCTAACATGAGCGATCGATGGGAAATCGATTTATCTCCAGGCACTTGAATCTTGCCCTGTAGCGCCACCCCAGCCGTTGGGGGTTGCACGATCAAATCTTCATCAGGGCCAATTAAATTTAGACTAACGATCGGAGCAGTCATGGAGATAAACTAAAAATAAGTGAAAATTAAGACTCTGTAGCGCAATCATACCTTATGGTGTTACAGGCTGGTAGGGGTTCACTTCTTAGACCTGTCTTAGATCTGTCAATTGTCGTTCTCACTTCATAGATATGCTTAAAAACCACCGCAAACCTGTTAGTCTGTCTTTTTCCTCGACGGATCTGCCCATTTATTCGTTTGTGGAAACTGCTGCCACCTTATACCGTAAGGATCGAGACCGCTTTCATCTCTTACTCAATGAACCGGGACTCTACGACCGTAACCCAGAAATTGACCCCACCATTCCCTTAGCCGGGCCGCCGCGATTATTATGGTTAGAGATTTCTCCTTATCGGGTGGTGATGACCATGCAGGGCAATGGCAAATTGAGTTATCGCCATTTCTGGGAACAGGGAATGTATGGATTATCTCGATATTGGCTCTCTGGAGAATCCGCCCATGAGGTGGGACAAATGCGCCTCCGCAATTTTACCCGCAGTTTGATTTTAACGGGGTATTCGCAACCGGAACACTTGAGAATTGAGTACGAGCTGTGGTGCGAGCGTCTGAATTTAGGTCAATATATTTTATCGTTGGATATTCATCACTAATAGGGAATAGGGAATAGGGAATAGTATGGGTAGAGTTGTAGAATTTGAATGATCTTGCTTATCCTCCTGCCCACCCTACGATAAAGTTGCTCAAGGTGTTGGTAATGGGTAATGGGTTAGATTCTTCTCCAGAAAAAGTAAATAGTCGCTGTGTGTTGGTTTGTCAACATGAATCTTGTTGTAAGCAAGGATCGGCTGAGGTTTTAGCTGCTTTTGAACAGTATGCCAGTGAAACCGTTAGAGTTGAGGGGGTAGGCTGTCAAGGTCAGTGTAATCTAGGGCCGACTGTGCGGGTTTTACCCGATGAGACTTGGTATTGTCGGGTAAAACCAGAAAATGTTTCTGAGATTGTAGAATCCCATCTTGAAGGAGGGGAACCGGTACAGAAGCTTTTACACCCTCGCATCCATTTTCAATATCAATATTACAGTGAATAATATAGCTAGTCTAAATGAGTTGTGTAACTGGAAATGCCCTCTCCCTATATCCCTCTCCCAAGGGAGAGGGACTTCTGCTCCCCTTCTCCTGCGGGAGAAGGGGCTGGGGGATGAGGGGCAGCCATTACACAACTCATTTAGGTTTGCTATATAAACTCCCCCAGTGAATTGATGCGACTCGAATACAGCAGAATTTGGTTATGGTACAAGCACGTCCCCAATTAACAACGTTTCAAGATTTTCTGACCTGGAAGCCAGAAACAGGGCGGTATGAGTTACACGATGGGGTAATTTTTGAAATGCAGCCAACAGGCTTTCATGAACAAGTAGTTGGGGTAATTAACCGCAAGGTAAACGTATGGCTAGATCGGCAAAATTTGGCTTATTTTATTCCCAATACAGCGATGATACAACCCTTGGGATTTGAAAGTGGCTATAAACCCGATTTGATGGTGGTTGATCCTGCCGAATTATCCCATGAGCCTCTTTGGGAACGTGAGTCAGTGATTACGTTGGGAAGTTCCCTAAAGCTTGTCGTAGAGGTGGTATCCACGAATTGGCCTGATGATTACGCCCGTAAGTTTGAGGATTATGAGGCCATGGGAATTCCCGAATACTGGATTGTCGATCCGCTAGGTTTGGGAGGACACCGCTATATTGGTAAACCCAAGCAACCCACCATTACTGTGTGTCACTGGGTTGATGGTGTTTATGATACACAGCTATTTCGACGCGGCGATGAAGTAATATCCAAGCATTTACTAGGATTACAGTTTAGTGTGAGCCAATTTCTTCCCAATTCTCTATAGCTAGTCTAAATGAGTTGTGCAATTGGAAATGCCCTCTCCCTATATCCCTCTCCCAAGGGAGAGGGACTTCTACTCCCCTTCTCCCTTCGGCTACGCTCAGGGCAGCGCCTGCGGGAGAAGGCTTGCCCTGAGCGTAGCCGAAGGGGGCTGGGGGATGAGGGGCAGCCATTACATAACTCATTTAGGTTTGCTATATTGTAGTTTGTCGCGCAATGGAAAGTGCTGTAGTCTTGGTTGTTTAGGCTTAGTCAATCTGATTTTTAATCGGTAGGCTGATGGTAAAGGTGGTTCCTTGTTGGGGAGTGGAGTGGCATTCGAGGAGTCCATCATGGCGTTGAATAATTTGATGCACGATCGCTAATCCTATGCCCGTGCCTTTTCCGGCGGGTTTGGTGGTGAATTGATAGTCAAAAATCTGACTTTGAATATCTTCGGGAATGCCTAAGCCGTTATCGGTAATGCGAATTTGGATTTGGGAGCGATCGCTGATAAATTCAGTGGCAATGGTAATCTGACATGCTTGTGCTGAGGAATCCCCCTGCTTTTCACAGCGCTCATCTAAAGCATCAATACTGTTGGCTAACAGATTCATGAACACTTGATTGAGTTGTTCTGGATAACAGAGAATCTGAGGTAATTCTTGATACTCTTTTATGATTTCAATTTCCGATCGATTGGCATTACTTTTGAGGCGATGTTTGAGGATGAGTAGGGTGCTTTCGAGTCCATCATGGATATCAGATTCTACAGGTTTATCGCTATTTTTACGGGAGAATTTACGCAAAGATACGCTTAATTGTTGGATGCGATCGCTACCAACTTTAATGGAATCGAGAAGATTAGGCAAATCTTCTAACAAATACTCTAAATCAATATGTTCTGAGTGTTCAACAATTGCTTCTGTGGGTTGGGGATATTCCTGCTGATAGATCTGCAAATGCTCCATTAAACTCTCGACTCCTTCTTGGGCAAATTGCAGATTATTGGTAATAAATCCCAAAGGATTATTAATTTCATGGGCAATTCCGGCAACTAATTGTCCCAAGGTCGCCATTTTTTCACTTTGTACCAACTGAATTTGAGTATCTTGTAAGCTTTCAAAAGCGCCCAATAAAGCAGCCGTTCGAGCTGCTACTTTTTGTTCTAGCTTAAAAGTTAATTCCCGAATCGTTAATTGATTTCTCACTCGTGCTAAGACTTCTTCACACTGAAACGGCTTACTAATATAATCTACGCCCCCAACTTGAAAGGCTTTCACTTTATCGAGGACATCATCTAGGGCACTAATAAAAATAACTGGAATTTCCGCCGTCTCTGGATTCAGCTTTAAACGTTCACACACTGTATAGCCATCTAAATCCGGCATTTTAATATCCAGAATGACTAAATCCGGAGGATCAGCCTGACAAGAATTTAAGGCCATTTCCCCATTGAGCGCTTTACGGACTTTATACCCTTGGTCGGCTAACATCATGGAAAGTAAGCGAATGTTATCCGGGGTATCATCGACAATTAAAAGGTTTTTTGAATCTAGAGTAGGATTTGCCATAAGAATGAGTATAGCAGTATAAACTTGGGGATTTTCGGCAATTAATGCTTATCGATAGACAGAATTTCTGCCTTGTTGTTTGGCATGATAGAGAGCTTGATCGGCACTGGCAATTAAGTCTTCAGGAGATAAATCGGAATCCGGAAACCGACAAGCCACGCCCAAGCTAACGGTAACATAGGAACTCACGTTAGATTGACTATGGGGGATTTTGAGGTTTTCGACTTCTAGGCGAATGAGTTCAGCGACTTGTAGGGCGTAGTCGGAGGATGCATTGGGTAAGATAACGGCAAATTCTTCCCCCCCATACCGAGCCACTAAAGCGCCAGAGTGGGTGACGACTCGTTGCATGGCTTGAGCAACTTTTTGTAGACATTGATCTCCCTTCACATGGCCATAGGTATCGTTATAAAGTTTGAAATAATCGACATCAGCTAAAATCAAAGATAGGGCTTGGGAATATCTGCTGCTATAGGCAGGTAAGGAAAATAAGCGTTTCCATTCCTGTTGGAGATAATCATTAAAATGGCGACGGTTGCTGAGTTGGGTGAGTTCGTCTAGGGTGACTAACCGTTCTAAGTTTTGTTGGGTTTGTTGCTGTTGGTTGACCTCTTGTTTGAGTTTTTGCAGTTCTTCTTTGAGTTTTTTCTGTTGACAACAGAGGCTAAGTTGATGTTCTACTCTGGCTAGAACTTCTTCGACTTGGAAGGGTTTGGTGATGTAGTCGAGTCCACCGGATTTGAAGGCCTGTAATTTGTGGTTGGCTTCATCTAAGGCACTCAAGAAGATAATGGGAATTTCGGCGGTTGTGGGAGAAGCTTTGAGGCGATCGCAGACTTGATAACCATTCATGCCGGGCATATTGATATCGAGTAGGATTAAATCTGGGAGTTGGGCGGTGCAGGAGGCGATCGCCATTTCGCCGTTGATTGCTTTTCGTACTTTATACCCCTGCTGGGTGAGCATTTGGGAGAGCAGACGCAGGTTATCAGGCAGATCGTCCACAATTAAGATATCGCCTCCCATGGGTTCCAATGTTGTGGTCATGGTCTTACCTTTTCAATTAACGACACCACACAGTCAAAGCGAAAATTATGGGCCCATTCTGACAATTGCTGGGAAAGGGGACTTAAGGATTCGGGAATTTCGTCAATGAGTAAGACCATTTCATCGTCAAATCCTTTAATGGCGGTTTGATAGAGGTCCTCGATCCACTCCTGTCCCATTTGTCCCAGATAGTCTTCTAAGGGAAGGGTTGGGCCTGGATCGACTGGAGCGGATGAAGTTTCGTTCTCTTGATAAAGATACTCAATTCCTAGATGATGGGCAATTTTTTCTAGGAGGACGTTTTCTCGGAAGGGTTTACGCAAAAATTCATCACAGCCGGCACTGAGGACTAAATTGCGTTCTTCTTCAAAGGCGCTGGCGGTGAGGGCAAAAATGATGGTGCTGCGACCTTTGGTGGTACTTTTTATTTGTCGGGTGGCTTCGTAACCATCCATGACGGGCATTTGCATGTCCATGACAATCAAATGGGGATACCATCGTTTCCAGATGGCGATCGCCTCTTGGCCATTAGAAGCAACCTCAACGTCAAAGCCCAAATTGCCTAACAGTTGCATCAGTAACATCCGACTTTCTTGGCGATCGTCTACGGCTAAAATCCGCTTTCGCTCTTGTCCGGGGGCTAATCCTTTGATCTTGCGAGTGGGAACCGAGGACTCAATTTCACTGGGGTCTACCTGTTTTGCCTCGATGGAAAAGGTAAAGGTCGATCCGCGATCGACCTCGGATGTTACGGTTAAATCTCCCCCCATTAACTGTACAAACTGGCGACTAATGGGTAAACCTAATCCTGTCCCCTGTTGAGATTTGCGCCCGGTTTCAGTTTGGGTAAAGGGTTCAAACAAATGCTCCAATTCTTCGGGAGAAATTCCCGGCCCGGTATCCTCGACCTGAAACTCAATGATCTGATTGAGTTTATTGGCTTCTGATTTGGCACTGACTCGCAACGCCACCCCCCCATCATGAGTAAATTTAATCGCATTTCCCAACAAATTAATTAAGACTTGGCGCAGTTTTCCTTCATCTCCACTAATAAATTGGGGAACATTGGGATCGTATTCACAGAGCAGGTGTAATCCTCTGGAGGTGGCTTTAAGTTGAAGCATGTCTTCAATACTTTTCAGCAGGCGATAGAGATCGAAGTTACTGGGATTTAGAGTGACTCGACCTGCTTCTATTTTAGACATCTCCAAAATATCATTAATCAACTCTAGAAGATGTTCGCCCGATCGCCCAATAATCTCTAAATTTTCTTGGTGTTCCCGTTTCAGCGAAGCATCTCGACTCATAATTTGGGTAAAGCCGAGGATCGCATTTAAGGGGGTGCGTAGCTCGTGGCTCATATTGGCCAAAAATTCACTTTTGGCTTTATTGGCATGTTCTGCTGCTTCTTTTGCTTGAGCTAGAGCCTCTTCTGCTTGTTTGCGTTGGGTAATATCATTGGTGACCGAGAGTAAACAGTCTTCTCCCCTCAGTTTTATGATCTCGGCGGAGAGTAAGGTAATCCGACGCTCTCCGGATTTGGTACAAAATTCAAATTCATAATCCCGGATAAAGCCTTGATTAACCAGGGTTTCAAAGAGGTTGACCCTTTGTTCCATTTTTGTCCAGAGTTGCAATTCTACGGCCGTGCGCCCAATCACTTCCTCGTTGGTGTATCCGGTGGTTCTCAGGAAAGCATCATTGACTTCTAGATGTCGCCCATCTTTCATGGCGGTGATGGTGATGGGGTGGGGGGTACACTGAAAGACGATGGAAAATTTATCTTCGGATGCTCGCTTATCTGTTTCGGCTAGGGTGCGATCGCTAATTTCTTGCTCGAGTTGCTTGGTTTTAGTTTCTAGCTCTTGGGTTCTGGATTGTACCTGTGCTTCTAGAGTTTGATTTAAGTGCTTCAGTTGGGTAGATAGGGCCGTGAGTTCCTGGCGGTTTTCTTCTAAGTTTTGAAGTTCCTGATAGGAGCGTAAGGCTTTGACTAAACTCATACCCAAGGTTTGTGGGTTTAAGTTAGTTTTTTGTTGATAATCATTAACGTCATAATTGAGCAATATGGAAAATTCTAGGGCTTGATCTGGCTCTGGGGCGCATACAATAATCCGATGGGATGAGTTTTTGAGATCCTCCCGAATAAACTGAACCAGCTCTAAACCTCCCCTGGGTTTTTCTAGATCGAGATCCACAAACACAAGGCTTAAATCTGGGTTTTCTTCCAGGTAACTTCGCGCTTGTTCCTCATTATCTATCCATTTCACCTGCAAGGGTTTTCCTTGAAATACAAAGTCATGAAATTGCTCGCTAAAAATCTGATAGATTCCTGGATCTCGATCGATGACTAAAATTGACCAACATGCTGCTGAGGAATCGTTGGATGCACCCCGGTTATGGTT
This genomic interval from Roseofilum capinflatum BLCC-M114 contains the following:
- the aroA gene encoding 3-phosphoshikimate 1-carboxyvinyltransferase, with product MTAPIVSLNLIGPDEDLIVQPPTAGVALQGKIQVPGDKSISHRSLMLGSLAQGETTIAGLLIGEDPQSTAACFRSMGVNITKLNSEQVQVNGLGVGSLQEPTDILDCGNSGTTMRLMLGILASHKDCFFSVTGDQSLRSRPMSRVIQPLQQMGAQIWGRKNNTLAPLAVQGTQLKPIHYHSPIASAQVKSCILLAGLMAEGETTVTEPALSRDHSERMLAAFGATVKRDPETHSVTVVGPAQLSGQSIIVPGDISSAAFWLVAGAIIPDSDLIIENVGINPTRTGILEVLEKMGANIEFLNQRTVTGEPVADLRVKSSRLQGCEIGGEVIPRLIDEIPILAVAAAFAEGKTVIKDAAELRVKESDRLAVMASELGRMGANITEHPDGLEIIGGTALKGAEVDSHTDHRIAMSLAIAALNAQGQTTIHRAQAAAISYPTFTPTLEELLGD
- a CDS encoding (2Fe-2S) ferredoxin domain-containing protein, with the translated sequence MGNGLDSSPEKVNSRCVLVCQHESCCKQGSAEVLAAFEQYASETVRVEGVGCQGQCNLGPTVRVLPDETWYCRVKPENVSEIVESHLEGGEPVQKLLHPRIHFQYQYYSE
- a CDS encoding Uma2 family endonuclease, yielding MVQARPQLTTFQDFLTWKPETGRYELHDGVIFEMQPTGFHEQVVGVINRKVNVWLDRQNLAYFIPNTAMIQPLGFESGYKPDLMVVDPAELSHEPLWERESVITLGSSLKLVVEVVSTNWPDDYARKFEDYEAMGIPEYWIVDPLGLGGHRYIGKPKQPTITVCHWVDGVYDTQLFRRGDEVISKHLLGLQFSVSQFLPNSL
- a CDS encoding hybrid sensor histidine kinase/response regulator encodes the protein MANPTLDSKNLLIVDDTPDNIRLLSMMLADQGYKVRKALNGEMALNSCQADPPDLVILDIKMPDLDGYTVCERLKLNPETAEIPVIFISALDDVLDKVKAFQVGGVDYISKPFQCEEVLARVRNQLTIRELTFKLEQKVAARTAALLGAFESLQDTQIQLVQSEKMATLGQLVAGIAHEINNPLGFITNNLQFAQEGVESLMEHLQIYQQEYPQPTEAIVEHSEHIDLEYLLEDLPNLLDSIKVGSDRIQQLSVSLRKFSRKNSDKPVESDIHDGLESTLLILKHRLKSNANRSEIEIIKEYQELPQILCYPEQLNQVFMNLLANSIDALDERCEKQGDSSAQACQITIATEFISDRSQIQIRITDNGLGIPEDIQSQIFDYQFTTKPAGKGTGIGLAIVHQIIQRHDGLLECHSTPQQGTTFTISLPIKNQID
- a CDS encoding diguanylate cyclase domain-containing protein; the protein is MTTTLEPMGGDILIVDDLPDNLRLLSQMLTQQGYKVRKAINGEMAIASCTAQLPDLILLDINMPGMNGYQVCDRLKASPTTAEIPIIFLSALDEANHKLQAFKSGGLDYITKPFQVEEVLARVEHQLSLCCQQKKLKEELQKLKQEVNQQQQTQQNLERLVTLDELTQLSNRRHFNDYLQQEWKRLFSLPAYSSRYSQALSLILADVDYFKLYNDTYGHVKGDQCLQKVAQAMQRVVTHSGALVARYGGEEFAVILPNASSDYALQVAELIRLEVENLKIPHSQSNVSSYVTVSLGVACRFPDSDLSPEDLIASADQALYHAKQQGRNSVYR
- a CDS encoding ATP-binding protein gives rise to the protein MKKKQRGASEKTGELLPSTNHNRGASNDSSAACWSILVIDRDPGIYQIFSEQFHDFVFQGKPLQVKWIDNEEQARSYLEENPDLSLVFVDLDLEKPRGGLELVQFIREDLKNSSHRIIVCAPEPDQALEFSILLNYDVNDYQQKTNLNPQTLGMSLVKALRSYQELQNLEENRQELTALSTQLKHLNQTLEAQVQSRTQELETKTKQLEQEISDRTLAETDKRASEDKFSIVFQCTPHPITITAMKDGRHLEVNDAFLRTTGYTNEEVIGRTAVELQLWTKMEQRVNLFETLVNQGFIRDYEFEFCTKSGERRITLLSAEIIKLRGEDCLLSVTNDITQRKQAEEALAQAKEAAEHANKAKSEFLANMSHELRTPLNAILGFTQIMSRDASLKREHQENLEIIGRSGEHLLELINDILEMSKIEAGRVTLNPSNFDLYRLLKSIEDMLQLKATSRGLHLLCEYDPNVPQFISGDEGKLRQVLINLLGNAIKFTHDGGVALRVSAKSEANKLNQIIEFQVEDTGPGISPEELEHLFEPFTQTETGRKSQQGTGLGLPISRQFVQLMGGDLTVTSEVDRGSTFTFSIEAKQVDPSEIESSVPTRKIKGLAPGQERKRILAVDDRQESRMLLMQLLGNLGFDVEVASNGQEAIAIWKRWYPHLIVMDMQMPVMDGYEATRQIKSTTKGRSTIIFALTASAFEEERNLVLSAGCDEFLRKPFRENVLLEKIAHHLGIEYLYQENETSSAPVDPGPTLPLEDYLGQMGQEWIEDLYQTAIKGFDDEMVLLIDEIPESLSPLSQQLSEWAHNFRFDCVVSLIEKVRP